A single Rhodospirillaceae bacterium DNA region contains:
- a CDS encoding outer membrane efflux protein, whose translation SLLDVLSGETALINSSSDAASAEIDIAIAVFTLLDAMGELDEDALTRKADMQ comes from the coding sequence GTCCCTGCTTGACGTGCTCAGTGGCGAGACGGCGCTGATCAATTCCAGCTCTGACGCCGCTTCAGCCGAAATCGACATCGCCATCGCCGTCTTCACCCTGCTCGACGCCATGGGTGAGCTGGATGAAGATGCGCTGACGCGTAAAGCTGACATGCAATAA